A window of Paramormyrops kingsleyae isolate MSU_618 unplaced genomic scaffold, PKINGS_0.4 ups38, whole genome shotgun sequence contains these coding sequences:
- the LOC140586300 gene encoding serine/threonine-protein kinase PLK3-like, translating into MACPQRRHEVPEIIFDTRNVRFYRRLELLGEGGFAQCFKMMDIFTGEIFAVKVIPIKHSDGIKESLREVVLLKLLQHQHVVNFSHHVEDDKFLYIFMELCSRGSMLDLLQEREILSKPEVRFYMRQLIGALRHIHGKGIVHRDLKLENLLLTEALELKVADFGLATKLEPLESRQKRFCGTREYAAPEVWKMEGHGPESDVWALGCIMYTMLVGAYPFDGDAEEIKQRVTKVEYTLPKSLSSSAKTLISWILQKNPQDRPTLEQILNHKFFTKGFTPEEIPSNSY; encoded by the exons ATGGCTTGTCCTCAGCGGAGACACGAAGTTCCTGAGATCATCtttgataccagaaatgtgcgATTTTACCGCAGACTCGAACTGTTGGGAGAA GGAGGTTTTGCCCAATGTTTCAAGATGATGGACATTTTCACTGGAGAGATATTTGCAGTGAAGGTGATTCCGATAAAGCACTCTGATGGAATAAAAGAG AGTCTCCGAGAAGtggtgctgctgaagctgctgcaaCACCAGCATGTTGTTAACTTCTCCCATCATGTAGAAGATGACAAATTCTTGTATATCTTCATGGAGCTGTGCAGTAGGGGG TCGATGCTAGACCTCCTTCAGGAACGAGAAATCCTGAGCAAGCCTGAGGTGAGGTTTTACATGAGGCAGCTCATTGGGGCCTTACGACACATCCATGGCAAAGGCATTGTCCACAGGGACCTCAAATTAG AGAACTTATTATTAACGGAGGCCTTGGAATTAAAAGTGGCCGACTTTGGACTGGCCACCAAGCTGGAGCCACTGGAAAGCAGGCAGAA acGCTTTTGTGGGACGAGAGAGTATGCGGCTCCTGAAgtgtggaagatggagggacaCGGGCCAGAGTCAGATGTCTGGGCGCTGGGgtgtatcat GTATACGATGCTTGTTGGTGCATACCCCTTTGATGGCGACGCTGAAGAAATCAAGCAGCGTGTCACTAAAGTAGAGTACACTCTACCAAAGTCCCTCTCCTCATCAGCCAAGACATTGATTTCTTGGATCCTACAAAAGAATCCACAGGATCGGCCCACATTGGAGCAAATCCTGAATCATAAGTTCTTCACTAAG GGCTTCACTCCGGAGGAAATTCCATCAAACAGCTAC